The nucleotide sequence GTATCTACTAGGCATTTTACCTAGTTCTTCTTTACTAAAATGTTTCAAGATGTGTATTTTGTTTAACAAAAATAATTAAAAATTAAACAGATATGAGCTCAATAAAGAAAATGATTAGTTTAGTTTATCACTTTATACAGGAAATGAAGGCATTATTTCCTATTTTTAACATTCAATTAATGTTGGCTTAAAGCCTTAAACATGACCCAAGAAAAAAAGAACATTGCCATTATTGGCTCAGGCCTTGTAGGATCTTTGCTTGCCATTTACCTGAAAAGATACGGACATCAAATAACGGTATTCGATAGAAGACCAGATATTAGAAATATAGAATTTTCTGGACGATCCATAAACCTTGCCATGAGCAATCGTGGGTGGAACGCTTTGAGGGCAGTTGGAATAGAAGACGAGATTAAAGAAATTGCCATACCCTTAGACAAAAGGGCGATGCACGTAATAGGGAAGGAGCAATATTTTCAAAAATACGGTAAGGACGGTGAAGCTATTTGTTCTATTTCACGTGGCGTACTTAATAGGCGAATGATTGATTTGGCAGAAGAGAACGGAGTAGAGTTTCGTTTTGAAGAAAAAGTTTGGGATATAGACTTACCAGCTGCCAAAGTATTTACAGGTGATAGTGAAAAAGGGGAGTGGACAGAATACCCGTTTGATCTAGTATTTGGTTGTGACGGAGCATTTTCGCGCGTTCGTCATAAAATGCAAAGGCGTAGTAGATTTGATTATTCTCAAGATTTTATTGATGTTGGGTATAAAGAATTGACTATACCGGCAAATGCCGATGGTTCTCATAAATTAGATAAGAATTCTTTTCATATATGGCCGCGTGGTAAATTTATGTTTATCGCTATGCCAAATTTAGATGGCAGTTTTACCTGTACA is from Maribacter aquivivus and encodes:
- a CDS encoding FAD-dependent oxidoreductase, which codes for MTQEKKNIAIIGSGLVGSLLAIYLKRYGHQITVFDRRPDIRNIEFSGRSINLAMSNRGWNALRAVGIEDEIKEIAIPLDKRAMHVIGKEQYFQKYGKDGEAICSISRGVLNRRMIDLAEENGVEFRFEEKVWDIDLPAAKVFTGDSEKGEWTEYPFDLVFGCDGAFSRVRHKMQRRSRFDYSQDFIDVGYKELTIPANADGSHKLDKNSFHIWPRGKFMFIAMPNLDGSFTCTLFMPFEGDVSFDNIKTKKEAVHFFNTYFPNVMDDIENLTEDFFKNPTSAMVTMKCYPWTYWDKVALVGDSAHAVVPFYGQGMNAGFEDIFVLDEIIKEYGDDWERIFSTYQEKRKPNADAIAELSYRNFVEMSSKTADTNFLLQKKIEKHFSAKHPEKWIPAYSRVTFSNRPYAEALAEGDAQEDIMREVMKLPNIAEKWDSEEVEKLMLKLIG